A genomic segment from Legionella quinlivanii encodes:
- the rsgA gene encoding ribosome small subunit-dependent GTPase A: MSKRRINKQQAARIQKIQADFLEATHPLNDLNHQGLVVTRYGKHAEVETEKGEIIHCLIRPNIDSLVAGDQVIWQVQGETQGVIVSRFPRKVVLEKQDKRGSKPIAANISQLIIVVAPKPAITWSLLDSYLVITEHLGLNPILLLNKTDLECAELKAAFVYYESLGYPVLFLSNTEPDSFSSLETHLTNQISVFVGQSGVGKSSIIAQILPHESIQTAEISLSSELGCHTTTNSRFYHLPKGGALIDSPGVREFGLWEMPRQEIIYGFREIRNLTADCRFRNCDHQQSPGCAIIQAVSDGNISTKRYDSFLKILMQYGVDL; this comes from the coding sequence ATGAGTAAAAGACGAATAAATAAACAGCAAGCAGCCCGTATCCAGAAAATCCAGGCTGATTTTCTGGAAGCAACACATCCTCTGAACGACTTGAATCATCAGGGGCTAGTTGTCACGCGCTATGGAAAGCACGCCGAAGTGGAAACCGAAAAGGGCGAAATCATTCATTGCCTCATCCGGCCCAATATTGACTCGCTGGTTGCAGGTGATCAGGTTATCTGGCAAGTACAGGGAGAAACGCAAGGCGTTATTGTCAGCCGCTTTCCAAGAAAAGTCGTATTGGAAAAACAGGACAAGCGAGGATCAAAGCCGATTGCGGCCAATATAAGCCAGTTAATTATCGTGGTCGCCCCCAAACCGGCGATTACCTGGTCGTTGCTGGACAGCTATCTTGTTATTACTGAACATTTAGGTTTGAACCCCATCCTCCTGCTTAACAAGACTGATCTGGAATGCGCTGAACTTAAAGCAGCCTTTGTTTATTATGAATCCCTAGGCTACCCAGTTCTCTTTCTTAGCAATACTGAGCCTGACAGTTTTTCTTCTCTGGAAACGCATCTGACTAATCAGATCAGCGTGTTTGTAGGACAATCCGGGGTTGGTAAATCATCAATTATTGCACAGATTTTACCGCATGAAAGCATCCAAACAGCTGAGATTTCGCTTAGCTCCGAATTAGGATGCCATACCACCACGAATTCCCGATTTTACCATCTGCCCAAAGGCGGCGCTTTAATTGACTCTCCGGGAGTACGGGAATTTGGTCTTTGGGAAATGCCGCGGCAGGAGATTATTTATGGTTTTCGAGAGATTCGCAATTTAACCGCCGATTGCAGATTCAGAAATTGCGATCATCAGCAAAGCCCCGGCTGTGCAATAATACAAGCCGTTTCTGATGGAAACATTTCAACTAAACGTTATGACAGCTTTTTAAAAATCCTAATGCAATATGGAGTGGATCTTTAA
- a CDS encoding multifunctional CCA addition/repair protein, which yields MKIYLVGGAVRDQLLNYPVAEKDWVVVGATPENLLAKGYNRVGRDFPVFLHPETREEYALARAERKSGHGYYGFECDFTPEVTLEEDLQRRDLTINAMAMDNAGNLIDPYQGKRDLEAKILRHVSPAFIEDPVRVLRVARFAARYHHLGFKLADETRLLMYKMAKNGELNYLIAERVWQEWQRSLTERNPEIFILTLRACGALEIVLPEINRLFGVPNPPHHHPEIDSGVHTMMVLARSTELTSDPLVRFAALVHDLGKTATPMNEWPKHRQHEDRGVPIIEQLCQRLRIPAEYRKLAVQVSRLHLLIHRIRELRPVTIVNVLERADAFRRPQLFEQLLLACQADAQGRGKKSEYKQIENWRYALQQCAKISAQKLIEQGYTGADIKTGLHAHRVACVDLIVKFWKNNEK from the coding sequence ATGAAAATCTATTTAGTAGGAGGCGCTGTCCGCGATCAGTTATTAAATTATCCTGTCGCTGAAAAAGATTGGGTAGTCGTTGGGGCAACCCCGGAAAATTTATTAGCAAAAGGTTATAACCGGGTCGGGCGTGATTTTCCGGTGTTTCTACACCCCGAAACACGCGAAGAATATGCATTGGCCAGAGCTGAGCGAAAGTCTGGGCATGGCTATTACGGATTTGAGTGTGATTTTACGCCAGAAGTCACTCTGGAAGAGGATTTGCAGCGCCGGGATTTAACCATTAACGCCATGGCTATGGATAATGCCGGCAACCTGATTGACCCCTATCAGGGAAAACGTGATCTTGAAGCAAAAATTCTGCGGCATGTTTCGCCCGCTTTTATTGAAGATCCTGTTCGAGTACTCAGAGTTGCGCGTTTTGCGGCAAGATATCATCACCTGGGGTTTAAACTGGCGGATGAAACGCGCTTGCTAATGTATAAAATGGCTAAAAATGGCGAGTTAAATTATTTAATTGCCGAACGGGTCTGGCAGGAATGGCAGCGCAGCCTGACTGAGAGAAATCCTGAAATCTTTATTTTAACATTACGGGCTTGCGGGGCATTGGAAATCGTGCTACCCGAAATCAATCGCCTCTTTGGAGTGCCTAATCCGCCGCATCATCATCCCGAAATTGATAGCGGCGTGCACACGATGATGGTTCTGGCAAGGTCAACGGAATTAACAAGCGACCCGCTGGTTCGTTTTGCGGCTCTGGTTCATGATCTTGGAAAAACAGCGACACCAATGAACGAGTGGCCCAAGCACCGTCAGCATGAGGACCGGGGCGTTCCAATAATTGAACAATTATGTCAGCGCCTGAGAATTCCGGCTGAATATCGTAAATTAGCGGTTCAGGTCTCTCGATTGCATTTATTAATCCATCGAATCAGGGAATTGAGACCGGTCACAATTGTGAATGTTCTGGAGCGGGCTGATGCCTTTCGCCGACCACAGCTATTTGAGCAGTTGTTATTAGCTTGTCAGGCAGATGCCCAGGGCCGAGGCAAGAAAAGCGAATATAAACAAATTGAAAACTGGCGATATGCCTTGCAACAATGTGCTAAAATTTCTGCTCAGAAATTAATTGAGCAAGGCTACACAGGGGCAGACATTAAAACTGGATTGCATGCGCATCGAGTGGCTTGTGTCGACTTAATTGTAAAATTTTGGAAAAATAATGAGAAATAA
- the orn gene encoding oligoribonuclease — MRNNNNLIWIDLEMTGLNPEVDRIIEIATVVTDSKLNILGEGPVFAVSQSEELLLGMDEWNTRQHNQSGLVQRVRESKTTEAEAEQKTIDFLSQYLDRGKSPMCGNSICQDRRFLYKYMPNLAEFFHYRNLDVSTLKELVKRWNPRLMDGLIKESKHLALDDIKDSIAELVYYRQHFINLSGDTHV, encoded by the coding sequence ATGAGAAATAACAATAATTTAATTTGGATCGATCTGGAGATGACTGGCTTAAATCCAGAGGTTGATCGCATTATCGAAATCGCAACGGTTGTAACCGATTCCAAGCTTAACATTCTTGGAGAAGGGCCGGTGTTTGCTGTTTCGCAAAGTGAAGAATTGCTCCTCGGAATGGACGAATGGAATACAAGGCAGCATAACCAGTCAGGTCTGGTACAGCGTGTACGAGAATCCAAAACAACCGAGGCAGAGGCTGAGCAGAAAACAATCGATTTTCTAAGCCAATATCTGGATCGTGGAAAATCACCAATGTGTGGAAACAGTATTTGCCAGGACAGGCGTTTTCTGTATAAATATATGCCCAATCTGGCTGAGTTTTTTCATTATCGCAATCTGGATGTCAGTACTTTAAAGGAGTTAGTCAAGCGCTGGAATCCCCGTTTAATGGATGGCCTCATAAAAGAATCCAAGCACCTGGCGCTCGATGACATTAAAGATTCGATAGCCGAGCTGGTTTATTATCGGCAGCACTTTATTAATTTATCAGGTGACACGCATGTATAA
- a CDS encoding epoxyqueuosine reductase QueH, protein MYKREQLTLPNEAGKLLLHSCCAPCSGEVMEALVFSEIDFTIFFYNPNIHPVQEYEIRKQENKAFAQKHNIPFIDADYDKDNWFERVKGLEWEPERGKRCTACFDMRFERTALYAHEHDFPVICSSLGISRWKDMNQINDSGTRAASRYPGIVYWTYNWRKDGGAARMYEIAKRENFYKQEYCGCVYSLRDTNAWRKKNERERIKIGINYYENESTKDSAKPQDEK, encoded by the coding sequence ATGTATAAACGTGAGCAGTTAACTCTTCCCAATGAGGCCGGCAAGCTATTGCTGCACTCATGTTGCGCCCCCTGTTCAGGGGAGGTGATGGAAGCTCTGGTTTTTTCAGAAATTGATTTTACTATTTTCTTTTATAATCCCAATATACATCCTGTGCAGGAATACGAAATTCGCAAGCAGGAAAATAAAGCGTTCGCACAAAAGCATAATATTCCATTCATCGATGCCGATTATGACAAGGATAACTGGTTTGAACGCGTTAAAGGTCTGGAGTGGGAGCCAGAGCGTGGTAAACGCTGCACTGCCTGTTTTGATATGCGCTTTGAGCGCACAGCCCTTTATGCTCATGAGCATGATTTTCCGGTGATCTGCAGCTCGCTGGGGATATCCCGCTGGAAGGATATGAACCAGATCAATGATTCAGGCACCCGGGCAGCCAGCCGTTATCCTGGAATTGTGTATTGGACCTATAACTGGCGTAAGGACGGCGGAGCCGCGCGCATGTATGAGATTGCCAAACGTGAAAATTTTTATAAACAGGAGTATTGCGGCTGCGTGTACTCTTTGCGAGATACTAATGCCTGGCGAAAGAAAAATGAACGTGAGCGAATCAAAATCGGCATAAATTATTACGAAAATGAAAGTACCAAAGACAGTGCAAAACCACAGGATGAAAAATGA
- a CDS encoding cation diffusion facilitator family transporter: protein MTTQDKHSHHDHDHSSHGHSHPAPAYSRAFLIAIVANGIFVICQIVFAIIANSSSLLADAIHNLGDVLGLILSWIANSLLTRSPTDKTTYGLKKTSIIAALTNGILLVFTCGIIATDAVYKLFSETEVQAVSVMIVAAIGILVNGATAALFMKGTDDLNIKSAFLHLLYDAFISVGVVISAAILYWTGWQWIDPVVGILIAVIIIKGTWGLFKDSFRLLIDGVPTGISLIAVRDQLEAIPGVKQVHDLHIWALSTRENALSVHLWMPEQVLSDERRREVVSMLEKSHNITHVTIQVESSLEYCEDACSPNER, encoded by the coding sequence ATGACTACTCAGGACAAACACTCCCATCACGACCATGATCATTCCTCACATGGACACAGCCATCCTGCTCCCGCGTATAGCAGGGCCTTTTTAATTGCGATAGTTGCTAACGGCATTTTTGTGATCTGCCAGATTGTTTTTGCTATTATCGCAAATTCATCAAGCTTGCTGGCCGATGCTATCCATAATCTGGGTGATGTGCTTGGACTGATATTATCCTGGATAGCCAATAGTCTTTTAACACGAAGCCCGACCGATAAAACCACTTATGGTTTGAAAAAGACTTCTATCATCGCAGCATTAACCAATGGGATTTTGCTGGTTTTCACCTGTGGAATTATTGCGACCGATGCGGTTTATAAATTATTTTCAGAAACAGAAGTGCAGGCGGTTTCGGTTATGATTGTGGCCGCGATTGGAATTTTGGTTAATGGGGCAACTGCTGCCCTGTTTATGAAGGGCACCGATGATCTGAATATTAAATCCGCTTTCCTGCATCTTTTGTATGATGCATTCATTTCAGTGGGAGTTGTTATTTCTGCGGCTATTCTCTACTGGACTGGCTGGCAATGGATTGACCCCGTGGTGGGTATTTTGATTGCAGTAATCATTATTAAAGGAACCTGGGGATTATTTAAAGACAGTTTCCGACTATTAATTGACGGTGTACCCACTGGCATTTCCCTGATTGCTGTGCGGGATCAATTGGAAGCGATTCCCGGTGTAAAGCAGGTGCATGACTTGCATATTTGGGCTTTGAGTACTCGTGAAAATGCGCTTTCGGTGCATTTGTGGATGCCTGAGCAAGTGTTGAGCGATGAAAGACGCCGTGAAGTGGTTAGCATGCTGGAAAAAAGCCATAACATTACCCATGTCACCATACAGGTAGAAAGCAGCCTTGAGTATTGCGAGGATGCTTGCTCACCGAATGAGCGTTAG
- a CDS encoding heme biosynthesis HemY N-terminal domain-containing protein — protein sequence MTRLIIGLVVLLLAIVLGIQLNHDPGYLLIAVNHWTIETTLWFAILGIILCFFLLHWLILFIQKLCHSRSNYRAWRARRRAQIAQAKTRKGLIEFSEGYWDAAKTHLIKALPDTDTPLLNYLTAARAAQEMGDSQLRDDYLREAQQSMPEARIAVELTQAQLQLANQQWEQALATLRHLQDLAPRHPYVLKLLMHLYQEVRDWPQLIALLPELKRNNIISAAEYEQLQLHAYKQAMADCIRLSQRKELDALVQSLPKAIKDSPDLMAQYCSYLIKDNQQAQAEAILRRSLRKQFNEQLIKLYGQIHVNEQQLSFAESFIKKHPNSSVLLLTLGRLCIAQHLWGKARSYFENSLALHPSPEAYAEIGALYERFGEQHEACQAFRQGLKLIDGSYFNE from the coding sequence ATGACACGACTAATTATTGGGCTGGTCGTTTTACTGCTTGCTATAGTTCTTGGTATCCAGTTAAATCATGATCCAGGCTATCTGCTAATTGCTGTGAACCATTGGACCATAGAAACTACCTTATGGTTTGCTATTTTGGGAATCATTCTTTGTTTCTTTCTTTTGCACTGGCTGATTCTTTTTATACAAAAATTATGTCATTCGCGCTCGAACTATCGTGCCTGGCGTGCCCGCCGGCGCGCACAGATTGCTCAGGCCAAAACGAGAAAAGGCCTCATTGAGTTTAGCGAAGGATACTGGGATGCAGCGAAGACCCATTTAATCAAAGCTCTTCCCGATACCGATACCCCCTTACTAAATTATTTGACTGCGGCCAGAGCTGCCCAGGAAATGGGTGATAGTCAGTTAAGAGATGATTATCTTCGCGAAGCACAGCAGTCCATGCCTGAAGCACGAATAGCTGTGGAACTGACCCAGGCTCAACTGCAGCTGGCCAATCAGCAGTGGGAACAGGCCCTGGCCACTTTGCGGCATCTGCAGGATCTGGCACCGCGCCATCCCTACGTATTGAAACTGCTAATGCACCTTTACCAGGAAGTTCGTGACTGGCCGCAGCTAATAGCTCTGCTGCCGGAGCTTAAACGAAATAATATTATTTCAGCCGCGGAATATGAGCAGTTGCAGCTTCATGCCTATAAACAGGCAATGGCTGATTGCATTCGTCTTTCCCAACGAAAGGAACTGGATGCGTTAGTGCAAAGCCTGCCTAAAGCTATTAAAGATTCTCCTGATTTGATGGCGCAATACTGCAGTTATCTGATTAAAGACAATCAACAGGCACAGGCGGAAGCCATTTTGCGCCGTAGTTTACGCAAGCAATTTAATGAGCAACTCATTAAACTTTATGGCCAGATCCATGTGAATGAACAGCAGCTTTCGTTCGCTGAAAGTTTTATTAAGAAGCACCCTAACTCCTCTGTTCTATTGTTAACCCTGGGACGCTTATGTATTGCCCAACACCTTTGGGGTAAAGCACGCAGTTATTTTGAGAACAGTCTTGCTTTGCATCCAAGTCCGGAAGCCTACGCAGAAATAGGCGCCTTATATGAGCGCTTTGGCGAACAGCATGAGGCCTGTCAGGCATTTCGGCAGGGATTGAAATTAATTGATGGAAGTTATTTCAACGAATGA
- a CDS encoding uroporphyrinogen-III C-methyltransferase, translated as MTTKNESPQSKPIEAGPQQKAKTASPSVFEQHFVTLIIGLAAAIALILSLISFFKVNHFQQSAGDQKSKLQTRFAALEQEQTKLTANLANLGQTLQLSKESIQQQVSNLNQSLHKALRQRHYQRQDWLLQKAKYYLELAQINAHWSDNQETTIALLQAADTVLQDVSDQQLFKIRQTIATEITAIKAIPKLDLAGLLSQLDAAQQMVSSLPLKQGINNPSEENTAPADEDTSSAWKSKLHENMKLLEKLIVVRKHDDDIEPILSPLHQEALRESIRMNLQEAQWALLEHNSAVYTQSLKQAIEEINRIFDISASPTQALLSDLQKLRGISLDNQRPLVNGSLNLLNQFIDNQKNSTVNQSNPDGAQP; from the coding sequence ATGACCACAAAAAATGAATCTCCTCAATCCAAACCCATTGAAGCCGGCCCGCAGCAAAAGGCTAAAACAGCCTCTCCTTCAGTCTTTGAGCAACATTTTGTAACTCTGATTATTGGCCTGGCTGCCGCGATTGCCCTTATTTTATCGCTGATTAGTTTTTTCAAGGTGAACCATTTCCAACAGTCTGCCGGTGATCAGAAAAGCAAGTTACAGACAAGATTTGCAGCCCTTGAACAAGAGCAGACAAAACTGACAGCCAATTTGGCAAATCTCGGCCAAACCCTGCAGCTCTCTAAAGAAAGCATTCAGCAACAGGTCAGCAATTTAAATCAAAGCCTGCATAAGGCCTTGCGGCAACGCCATTACCAACGGCAAGACTGGCTGCTTCAAAAAGCGAAATACTATCTGGAATTGGCTCAAATTAATGCCCACTGGAGTGACAACCAGGAAACAACGATCGCACTTCTCCAAGCAGCGGATACCGTTTTGCAGGATGTGTCTGATCAGCAATTATTCAAAATCCGGCAAACCATTGCCACTGAGATAACTGCAATCAAGGCGATACCCAAACTGGATTTGGCGGGACTGCTGAGTCAGTTAGATGCCGCTCAGCAGATGGTTTCCTCCCTTCCTCTTAAACAGGGAATTAATAATCCTTCTGAGGAAAACACGGCCCCTGCTGATGAGGACACATCCAGTGCCTGGAAATCCAAATTACATGAAAATATGAAATTGCTTGAAAAATTAATTGTCGTTCGTAAACACGATGATGATATAGAGCCTATTCTTTCTCCGCTGCATCAGGAAGCGCTGCGAGAAAGTATCCGCATGAATCTTCAGGAAGCACAATGGGCTTTACTGGAGCATAACAGCGCCGTCTATACGCAATCCCTCAAGCAAGCCATTGAGGAAATTAATCGTATTTTCGATATTTCCGCAAGTCCGACGCAGGCCTTGTTGAGTGACTTGCAAAAGTTAAGAGGAATTTCGCTGGACAATCAACGCCCCCTGGTGAATGGATCACTCAATTTGTTAAATCAGTTCATTGATAACCAGAAAAACTCTACGGTCAATCAATCGAACCCGGATGGAGCACAGCCATGA